A genomic stretch from Sulfurimonas sediminis includes:
- a CDS encoding ABC transporter ATP-binding protein: MNNNSITIKSIFRLAWHKKSALIKGQIFTLLSIIVSVPIPLMLPVMVDEVLLHKPEYIVPAIDRLFGSGSAFYYIALVAFAVIFLRFLYYFLGVVSTKIFTEISKYVTFMVRFRLLKHLQKTSMNAYETLGSGAISANLITDVNTLDAFIMSSASRFVASVLTLIAVGIVMIIINPVLGILILFVQPLIMFVSKKMSARVGELKKEENQAIAQFQENIGETLELFGQIKASNKEQHFFAKALEQAKKIQDTSNEFGFKSVAYEKLSYTIFLSVFELIRASGLLLVAYSDLSIGMMFAMFGYIWFIMTPVQDILSMQYSYASAKAALERINKVLTLKTETSGEKKLTANSVDISVKNLCFSYASSDKLILKGITFDVVYGSKIALIGASGSGKTTLAQIIAGFYEKTSGELRYNNIPTEELDKHSVRQKIFLVLQMPILFNASLRFNITMGHEDVSDDEIYKALEIAQLQDMLKSMPSGLETIVGHHGIRLSGGQRQRLSIARMIIANPSVVIFDESTSALDVHTEAKLFRALAPLLEQKTVITIAHRLSTVKNADMIYVLNEGEIVQRGTHKELEEQEGHYSEFLKEQLL, from the coding sequence ATGAATAACAATTCCATAACCATAAAATCTATTTTTCGCCTTGCCTGGCATAAAAAATCTGCACTGATAAAGGGGCAGATTTTTACTCTTTTGTCCATCATCGTCAGTGTACCGATTCCTCTGATGCTCCCTGTCATGGTTGATGAAGTTCTTTTGCACAAGCCGGAGTACATCGTTCCTGCCATTGACAGGCTTTTTGGCAGCGGTTCTGCTTTTTACTATATTGCGCTTGTTGCTTTTGCCGTTATCTTTTTGCGTTTTTTATACTATTTTTTAGGCGTTGTCAGTACAAAAATATTTACCGAAATTTCAAAATATGTTACCTTTATGGTCCGTTTTCGTCTCTTAAAACATCTCCAAAAAACCTCTATGAATGCCTATGAAACACTGGGAAGCGGTGCTATTTCTGCAAACCTTATTACCGATGTAAACACCCTTGATGCTTTTATAATGAGCAGTGCCTCACGCTTTGTAGCATCGGTTTTAACCCTCATTGCCGTTGGCATTGTGATGATAATCATCAATCCTGTTTTGGGCATACTCATACTTTTTGTGCAGCCGCTTATCATGTTTGTCAGCAAGAAAATGTCCGCACGCGTGGGAGAGCTCAAAAAAGAAGAAAACCAGGCAATTGCACAATTTCAGGAAAATATCGGCGAGACTCTGGAACTTTTTGGACAAATCAAAGCAAGTAACAAAGAGCAGCATTTTTTTGCCAAAGCGCTAGAACAGGCAAAAAAAATTCAGGATACTTCCAATGAATTTGGCTTTAAAAGTGTCGCCTATGAAAAGCTCTCTTATACAATCTTTTTAAGTGTTTTTGAACTCATCCGTGCTTCAGGACTGCTGCTTGTAGCCTACAGTGATCTGAGTATCGGTATGATGTTTGCCATGTTTGGCTACATCTGGTTTATTATGACACCGGTACAGGACATTCTCTCCATGCAGTACAGTTACGCCTCCGCCAAAGCTGCTTTAGAGCGTATAAACAAAGTTTTAACGCTCAAAACAGAAACAAGCGGGGAGAAAAAACTCACAGCAAACAGTGTTGATATTTCTGTGAAAAATTTATGTTTCAGTTATGCCTCAAGTGACAAACTCATTCTTAAAGGGATAACTTTTGATGTAGTATACGGCTCAAAAATAGCGCTTATCGGAGCAAGCGGCAGCGGCAAGACAACCCTTGCGCAGATAATTGCCGGTTTTTATGAAAAAACATCCGGTGAACTCCGGTACAATAACATACCAACAGAAGAACTCGACAAACACTCCGTGCGTCAAAAAATCTTTTTAGTCCTGCAGATGCCTATACTTTTCAATGCTTCACTGCGTTTTAATATTACAATGGGACATGAAGATGTCAGTGATGATGAAATTTACAAAGCCCTTGAAATCGCACAGCTGCAAGACATGCTCAAAAGTATGCCTAGTGGACTTGAGACCATAGTAGGACATCACGGCATCAGACTCTCAGGCGGGCAGAGACAAAGGCTGAGCATCGCCAGAATGATAATCGCGAATCCGAGTGTCGTCATTTTTGATGAATCAACCTCCGCCCTTGATGTGCATACCGAAGCCAAACTCTTTAGAGCACTCGCTCCCCTGCTTGAGCAAAAAACAGTCATCACCATTGCCCATCGTCTCAGCACCGTTAAAAATGCCGATATGATTTATGTCCTCAATGAGGGTGAAATAGTCCAACGGGGCACACATAAAGAACTTGAAGAACAAGAAGGACACTACAGCGAATTTCTCAAGGAGCAGTTGTTATAA
- the mutY gene encoding A/G-specific adenine glycosylase, whose product MAWYEKAGRHELPWRNTQDIYRIYLSEIMLQQTQVSRVRDEYYPRFLEKFPTLQSLANASLDDVLAAWSGLGYYSRARNLHKTAYLAQKSLPTDYKELLSLPGIGQYTASAVCSFGYNQSIPVVDTNIARVLKRYFALLHVKDKTVWEYAQKLLNHKDPKNHNLALMDLGSLICLPKNPKCEECPLQQECQGKTEAELYTQTKKKEYESLELFYGICIQNEKIALTPATGNMYKGMLELPAVDPIEEDFLGSFKHSYTKYRLHVKLYHLDSFEKAIWVSTDALHVTPISSLTKKALSTALNKKTM is encoded by the coding sequence TTGGCATGGTATGAAAAAGCAGGCAGGCATGAACTTCCCTGGCGAAACACACAGGACATTTACCGTATATATCTCAGTGAAATTATGCTCCAACAAACACAGGTCAGCCGTGTACGGGATGAATACTATCCCCGGTTTTTGGAGAAATTTCCCACGCTGCAAAGCCTGGCAAATGCGTCGCTTGATGATGTTTTAGCAGCCTGGAGCGGATTGGGCTACTATTCGCGTGCAAGAAATCTTCATAAAACAGCCTATCTTGCACAGAAATCTCTGCCGACAGACTACAAAGAGCTGCTCTCTCTGCCCGGCATAGGGCAGTACACCGCAAGTGCCGTTTGCAGTTTCGGCTACAATCAAAGTATTCCCGTTGTCGATACAAACATAGCAAGAGTGCTCAAGCGTTATTTTGCTCTTTTACATGTAAAGGATAAAACCGTTTGGGAATATGCCCAAAAACTGCTTAATCACAAAGACCCAAAAAATCACAATCTTGCTCTTATGGATTTAGGTTCGCTTATCTGCCTACCAAAAAATCCAAAATGTGAAGAGTGTCCACTCCAACAAGAGTGTCAGGGAAAAACAGAAGCGGAATTATATACACAGACCAAGAAAAAAGAGTATGAATCCCTCGAACTTTTTTACGGTATTTGCATACAAAACGAAAAAATAGCACTTACCCCGGCTACAGGAAACATGTACAAAGGTATGCTTGAACTTCCCGCCGTCGATCCGATTGAAGAGGATTTTTTAGGTAGTTTCAAACACTCCTATACAAAATACCGCTTACATGTAAAGCTTTATCATCTAGACTCTTTTGAAAAAGCCATCTGGGTTAGCACGGATGCCTTACATGTAACA
- a CDS encoding cytochrome-c peroxidase, whose translation MKLWKKICVYAGFAVIAEAAPLGLPDVPVPADNPQTEAKIKLGDVLFHDPRFSADGKVSCATCHAREKAFTDHLSVSKGFTDKDGTRVGTRNAPTVINSAYYTSQFWDGRVASLEEQSKLPPINPVEGGLHSWKDLVDMLKKDAYYKQEFKKVFGVKPSEISIEHFSKAIASFERTVISGNSKFDRYMYGGDKNALNEQEKRGLKIYLGQGRCVSCHVISQTQALFTDNRFYNIGVGFKSLQGKTAEVASEYIKILAQQKEQVGKNKKNLASDELILAEKKFSELGRFVVTNEVDEIGAFKTPSLRNIEKTWPYMHDGSLSTLEEVVAFYNFGGKLNPDAPDSPFLDGGIRPLHLNGEQMADLVAFLKALTSSEFENVKDEK comes from the coding sequence ATGAAGTTATGGAAAAAAATCTGTGTGTATGCTGGTTTTGCTGTTATTGCAGAAGCTGCACCGTTGGGACTGCCTGATGTGCCAGTTCCGGCAGATAATCCACAAACAGAGGCAAAAATAAAATTGGGGGATGTATTATTTCATGACCCAAGGTTTAGTGCTGATGGCAAAGTGAGCTGTGCTACTTGTCATGCAAGGGAAAAAGCTTTTACGGACCACTTGAGTGTTTCAAAAGGCTTTACAGACAAAGACGGTACAAGAGTGGGGACCAGGAATGCGCCTACGGTCATAAATTCTGCTTACTATACATCACAGTTTTGGGATGGAAGAGTAGCTAGTTTGGAAGAACAATCTAAGCTCCCACCGATTAATCCCGTAGAAGGGGGCTTGCATTCATGGAAGGATTTAGTCGATATGCTCAAAAAAGATGCATATTATAAACAAGAGTTCAAGAAAGTTTTTGGTGTGAAGCCCTCAGAGATTTCGATAGAGCATTTTTCCAAGGCAATAGCAAGTTTTGAGAGAACAGTTATATCTGGCAATTCAAAATTTGATCGTTACATGTATGGGGGTGATAAAAATGCTTTAAATGAACAGGAAAAAAGGGGGCTGAAAATTTATCTCGGTCAAGGCAGATGTGTTTCTTGCCATGTAATCAGCCAAACACAGGCACTCTTTACTGACAACCGTTTTTACAACATTGGTGTAGGATTTAAATCACTCCAGGGGAAAACAGCTGAAGTTGCTTCTGAATATATAAAAATTCTTGCACAACAAAAAGAGCAGGTAGGAAAGAACAAAAAGAACCTTGCAAGTGATGAACTTATTCTTGCTGAAAAAAAATTCTCTGAACTTGGACGCTTTGTTGTAACAAATGAAGTAGATGAGATAGGTGCCTTTAAAACACCTTCACTACGAAATATAGAGAAGACTTGGCCTTATATGCATGATGGAAGCTTGAGTACGCTTGAAGAAGTTGTTGCATTTTACAACTTTGGAGGTAAACTGAATCCAGATGCTCCGGATTCACCATTTTTAGATGGGGGAATTCGACCGCTTCATTTAAATGGAGAACAGATGGCAGATTTAGTTGCTTTTCTAAAAGCACTTACAAGTTCGGAATTTGAGAATGTAAAGGATGAAAAATGA
- a CDS encoding metallophosphoesterase family protein, translating to MKRRDFIKKASVVAAGTILPMSIIEVAFADNIDGSKSGKNFTFAVISDAHLQQIKGAKFVRNWDMGLKKAIAECNLMNPKPDFVLFGGDLGQLGKAAEIDHGAEILSALRAPVKMMLGEHDYYLDLGEHWMNRFGDPYYSFDHKGVHIVVLNSILVDEKWTHKWKNPMDRMQTMAGLDDPNGSAFMVGEKQRQWLKEDLSTISNETPIIVFSHSPLQKIYKGWNFWTDDAEQIQAILKPFKKVNVIYGHVHQIQYNKIGNIAFNSVMSTAWPWPYPKTYTQGTSYMPKLTIEMNRADPFFERDATGWEMIDVHSGRVDLHFQLPNNENRTVAYNEKTQEPEDIKYQHQKIPSQRHY from the coding sequence ATGAAAAGAAGAGATTTTATTAAAAAGGCAAGCGTTGTAGCAGCGGGTACTATTTTACCTATGAGCATCATTGAAGTGGCTTTTGCTGATAATATAGATGGTAGCAAATCAGGTAAAAATTTTACTTTTGCTGTCATTTCTGATGCACATTTGCAACAAATTAAAGGGGCAAAATTTGTCAGAAACTGGGATATGGGACTAAAAAAAGCGATTGCAGAGTGTAATTTAATGAATCCAAAACCAGATTTTGTTTTGTTTGGTGGGGATTTAGGACAACTTGGCAAAGCAGCAGAGATTGATCACGGAGCGGAAATTCTTTCGGCTTTAAGAGCACCTGTGAAAATGATGCTGGGCGAGCATGATTACTATCTTGATTTAGGTGAACACTGGATGAATCGTTTTGGTGATCCATATTATAGTTTTGATCATAAAGGTGTTCATATTGTTGTTCTTAATTCTATATTAGTCGATGAAAAATGGACACATAAATGGAAAAATCCAATGGATAGAATGCAAACCATGGCAGGTTTGGATGATCCTAACGGTTCTGCATTTATGGTTGGAGAGAAACAAAGACAATGGCTGAAAGAGGATTTGAGTACAATTTCTAACGAGACGCCTATTATTGTTTTTTCTCACTCTCCTTTACAAAAGATATATAAGGGTTGGAATTTCTGGACTGATGATGCAGAACAGATTCAAGCGATTTTAAAACCTTTTAAAAAAGTAAATGTTATTTATGGTCATGTCCATCAGATTCAATATAATAAAATCGGCAATATAGCTTTTAATTCTGTAATGTCAACAGCATGGCCGTGGCCGTATCCGAAAACTTATACACAAGGTACAAGTTATATGCCAAAACTTACCATTGAGATGAATCGTGCCGATCCATTTTTTGAGCGTGATGCAACTGGCTGGGAGATGATTGATGTGCACTCTGGAAGAGTTGACTTACATTTTCAACTTCCAAATAATGAGAACAGAACGGTAGCATACAATGAAAAAACGCAAGAGCCTGAAGATATAAAATATCAACATCAGAAAATACCTTCACAGAGACATTATTAA